The Eggerthella guodeyinii sequence TCTGCCACAGCTGGCATGTTGTCCGATCCGGTGGCAAACGTGCCAACATGCGCAAGGCCGCAATCATCGAGCACATCAAGCGTTCTCTTTAAGCCCTGTATACCCCTATCGCAACAGTGGTTATTCGCCGTAAGCACCAAAGAAAGGCCCATCTGTTTCACTGCAACTGCAAAGCTATCCGGCGTATTGAAGGAATACATCTCTCTCGTATAACCAGCATCTCGTCCTGCAAAGGGGGTTTCCAGGTTGCCCACAACATAATCCGATTCGGAGCAAATATCTATCATTCCCCTAAAAACTTCCGAAAAATCGTAGGAAGAACCTTTCGCCCGGTTCGCCGCCGCAGCAAGTAAAGGAGATTCGCACATGATATCTCCCAAAAAGCTTATTTTTACGATTTCCGAGTTTTTCATGCCAGTAGATCCATATTCTCCATAAGGGCTTCGACGTCCGCTTTGATACCGCGCTGCCACACTATCTGCGGACCGATCATTTGTCCGCGAGAATTCCCCTCGATGACAATCCATCCATCATCAGTATGAGCCATATCCCAACCTATGTATTTCACCCGGGGTTCTAAAGACGACATCTCCTTGCACATTTCAAGCATGTCTTCCCAATCAGGAAGACGAACCCCCTTGAACCTCACGTTAGAATCGGGATGCTCAGAGAACACCTGGCCATACTCGTCAAATCCATCAGTGCACAGAACACCTGTGTTCTTGTCCACGCCGACGAGCAACCCTCCCGCACCTCCATTGTCAACGAACGATCCTTGGCGTCCCGTTTTCAAAAAACAAAAGGGGGTGACTATTCCATGCTTGGTATTAAACGTGATGCAGCGCACGGTATTGACGCTTGACGAGTTGATCGCAGACATCGTTTCGCTTTGCGAAACAAGTTCTTCGACAATGTAGCGCCCCTCCGAAACAAGCCCGTCAAAGAACGATCTCGGCGACCCTTTATATGCTTCAAATTCGACAAGCTCTACGCTGTCCCCCTTCGATAGGTCGACACGCTTCCTCACAAACGTTGGGTGCTTCTCCGCAAAAGACGCGAAACGCTCGAAATCCTTTGGCCCGCTTAGGCTAACGGCATCTCGTTTGTAATAGGGGGAATAACGCTCGTATGTTTTTGCCTTATCCATGAACAGGACGAAATCTACAACATCATTCATCCGGCAAAGGTATCTGTCTTTCTCTAAATCGGAAATATACTCCCGCCTCTTTGCACAATCGGCTCCCTCCAAATGAAACGTGAGATACTCGTCGGGCTGAAAACCATAAGCGAAGCGACAGAACTTCATATCGATTCGAAGGGGCCCAAGATCGTTCCGTACCCGATATGCAGGCGCAGAATCCAAGAGGGTATCTATCTTCGAGTCTACCGCACGACTATATTCAAGCCATTCCTTCGTATACTTCTCAACGATTTCCATTTTGAATTCGAAATTCGCTTCGGCTTTCAAAACCGTCTTCTCCGGCAAAACATATTTGAAATACTGTCTCATTTTCGCATGCGCCAAAGCTTTTCGGATCCACAACGTCCTCGGGCATCTTTCCCTAATCGCTTCCTTAACCTGCATAACGCTCCCTTACAGCTCAACACTCGCATGCCGCGGCTCGAAGCAGCAGCACGGACGCATGCAGACGATGCGTACGCCGCTTGCTCTCTGGGGACCAACTTTAAGAAAAGTGCCGAGAACCGCCGTCTTGCCACCGAGCCCCATAGGTCCGCCACTGCCCTCGTTGACACGGTTCGTAATTTCCTGCTCAAGCTCAGATTGCCGCCCGTACGACCCAAAGACCTGAGCTTCGGTCATCAACGCCGTTGCCTCAAGCTGGGAACGGCCAATTCCAATAGCCAAGGTGCATGGCGAGCAGCCTAGTTCAGAGACCGCCTTCACTGACCGACTCACGATTTCGTCAACGACCACGCGAATGTCGTGTTTGTGAAATACCCTCAAGGTCTGGCCCCTTATCGCCGGTCCGCCTCCTTGCATCAGAATATGCAGCCTTACTACGTTTTCCTGCGTGTCTTTTATGATAAAAGGAGCGGGAAGAACATCGCCCGGATCGTCCGAAAGGCCCTCCGACTGATCGAGCCGCTGGATTTCATTCCCCTTCACGGCCATAGGGCGACCCGGAAGACGCCGCAATCCAAGGCGAACCCCTTCGCGTATATCGGCCAAGAGTTTCCCCGTAACCGTTTTTTCTCGTCCAACTTCCAAAAACAAATGAGGAATGCCTGTATCGTCGCATAGAGGACTTCGGTTCTTTTCCGCCACAGAAGCGTTCTCCAAAATTGAGTTCATAACCCAAAGCGCTTTTTCATTCGTTTCACCCGCGCAAGCTCTTTTGTATGCGCAGATCTTCTCAGGGCAGAAGACGGAGCCCGCGCGCACAAGTGTTTGCGCCACGAGCTCGATGGTGGCGTTCTGAGAAGGCCCGTTTTCATTATTCAACATCAGGAAACAGCCTCTCCATTCACGGCAGCAATAACAGCCGGACACTCTTTCACCGTAAGTGCATGGAGCGCCTCCATACCAAGCTCCGGAAACGCGATGACTCTTTTTTCGATTGTTCTTTCCTGGAGAAGCGCCGTTACCGGAGGGACGATCGCATAAGCCGATCCGGACGCGGCAAGAGATTGGATGGTAGAGCCGCCAATGGCCCCCTTTCCCAAATGCAATCGCACCCCAGCTTGAGACAGAGGAGGCATGCTGGCCTCTATTTCGAGTTTGTTGCTCGACGTCGGGCCCACACCTGCGGGGCTCACTGCAGTATGGAATATTGCAGACCCGTTCAAGTCAAACCCCAAAGAGTCAAGCATACCCCGTTCCGCAAGAGACACGACTTTCGGCAATGCCGCATCTCTGCCTGCTAATATCGTTCCGCTTACCGTGATGAAATCACCGGGTTTCAATTTCTTCACATCTTCAGAGGAAATTGGAATGCTCAGTTCAATAACCATGTCCGACCGAGCTCCTGTCATGCTTTCGCCACATGCGAAATGTTTCCAGTTCCGCAGAAAGCGTTCGACCGCTTCAAATATACGTCCTTGAGCAAGATTTCCTTACCGTGAACATCATAAGCTTCAAGCCGTCCCATCATAACCTCGGCCTTTTTCAATACGTCTTCCATGTCGTTCCCATTTATTACCGCCGTAGCGATTCGGGCGCGTGCAGGCTTTTCGGGCGTTATCTCATCCCCGGAATTCTTATACAGAAAGAACTCATCGACAACTCCTTCATCGATAAGCTCTTTCACTCCATCGAGGCGATCGAACACCCCATAGTCCGAGTATAGAATCTCAATGAGCGAAACGTTTCTAGAAGATGCTACGGTAACGTTTGGAGGTATCCCCAAATACGCATCGATCGTTGCGTTCATCAAGTCAAACCCGGTATTACGCAGCGTAGTGAAGTAGCTGAAGCCGCCTCCCATGCGCCCCGCGAACTCGGTAGCCCAGAGCGAATCCCCATCATGAAAGAATTGAATAAAGAAAGGCGAATCGCGGATCGCCAATTCGTCAGCGATGTCCTGGACCATCCCTTCTATTCTTTCAATTTGCCTCGACGCGATCATTGATGGAGCAAGCGTCGCATAGCATCTTATTCCGGCATCTGATATATAAGTATACCTATCCGCACCCATGACGACACGAGCCCGCCCATTGCTAATGAACGCGTACACGCTTAATTCGTACCCAGACAGAAACTCTTCCGCAATAACCTCCCCCCTCGAACTTGCCGCTAAAGCGCAGTCGAATGCTTGAGCAAGTTCACAGGGAGCGTCGATTTTCGAAACGCCCGCTGAAGCGAATCCGTCAATCGGTTTCACTATGAGCGGGTAGCGAAACCCTCCGACATCCCTTTCCAGGCTACCCTTTTCTCGCGCTCGAGCGAATCGAGCTGTTGGGATCCCCACTCGATGCATGATCTTTTTCATTTCATACTTATCGGTCACTTTCAGTGCGATTTCCGAGCTGTAAAGGCAGGAGAGGCCTAAGGCTTCGGATGCCTTACATGCAATAATGTTGACCTGGTCAATACACGGCGCTGCAATGAATTTCGCGTGATGCTGCCGAGCAATTCTTATAACCGTCTCGAGGTCGAATGCGCTTTCCTGTATATGCAAGTCAGCCGCATCTGCTGCCGGAGGATGCTCAAGATAGTCTACAAGAATAGTAGAGAATCCTCTTCTTTTCAGGCATCGGATAAACTCGGTATGTGCTGCAATTCCGCACAAAACCACTACCGAACCGCCTTGGAAAGCATCAACCACGTTATAGCACCACCCTTTTGTCGGAAATCTTTTCGAAGTCGCCCCGCTCGAAAAGAGCGATGTTTTTCATCGCTTCATTCATCATCGCCCGAAAAGACTCGTACGTTATTCCTGAGATATGAGACGTTGCGATAACTTTCTCTAGCCCAAGAAGCGGGTTGTCCAAGTTCGCCGGTTCCTTTTGGAACACATCCAACCCTGCAGCAATACGGCCCATTTCCACATGCCTCGCGAGCGAGGATTCATTGACAAGCCCCCCACGAGCAGTATTGATAACGATCGCCCCATCCTTCATGGAGCTGAGTCGTTTTTCGTTCACAAGGTTTCGCGTTTCCTCGGTTAAGCCACAATGAAGGGTAATGATATCTACGCAAGAAAACATCTGATCTAAAGGGCAGAAGCAAATACTCATTTCCTTCTCTTGAAATTGCGAAAGCTTTGTTTTGTCGAAATACAGAACTTCGGCTCCAAAAGCGCGAAGTAGGGCGCATACCCTTTTTCCGATATTGCCAAGGCCTACCACCCCGACAGTTTTCCCATGTAACTCATGATTTTTTATGCCTTGGGACTGCTTTTTCCAAATTCCCCTGTGCACGTTATCATTTACAAGCGGAAGATTTTTCAGCGTAGCCAATATGAGCATGACGGTATGCTCGGCAACACTTTGAGCGTTGATGCCCGGGTTTACATAAAGCGGTATACGCCGCTCCTTGATGCAGTTGAGATCCAAGGAGTCGAGGCCGACACCCGAACGCTGGATCATCTTCAACTGCGCAGCGTTTTCCAATAAATCTCGCCCTATCCATCGACGTCCTCCAGCCAGGATGTAATCGATTCGAGGAATTATTCCAGGATCGTCGCCGGCGTCCTTCAGCGTGATCAATTCAAAGCCGCGAGGCACTTCGCTTTCGACAACGTGAAGAACGGCATCATCGTAGTCATTTGTCAAAAGGATCGTCTTCATAGCGCACTCTTCGCTAAGCATCAACTTGCATGTTTCTTTTTGGGGATTGCTTAGCTTCGGGATAGTACTCATCTAAAACTCGCTTGACTAAAAGAACCTGTTTCGCACGCTGGCGTGCATCCGCATCGGAGCTATCCCAGCTATGGGTTTGAGCAACCGACCCTCCTGTCTTCAGATAGATAGGAGAAGCGACTCGTACCATCTCGGGCACTTCGTAATGGCGAATAAACCCACCGCTTGATTTTGGATTCTCCGTATGCACATCCAAAGGAATGCCAACAGATTGACGAATCGCGGACAGCATCTGCATTTGGATATCCCGAACTGGATTGAAGGAATCTGCACCAATAGATTCAAGCAGCCTGGCAGAACACGGGTTGCCATGACCAGAATGCGCTGACATCTTAAACTTGCAATCAGGAGGGATCTCACCGAGCTTGCGCGCCTCGTTGAGCACCCATAAACAACCTTCGTCGTAAACCAGGATTCCGCGGCAACCAAGCCTCGTCGCACGCTTTACCTCTTCTATGGCGCGCACTATTTGCTCTTGCCCCCGAAGGCGATACCCCATACGACAGCCTTCGGCAGTGTTGACGGAAGCGCTCGTATCGGTAGTCGCACGCGGCCCAATCGCTAGATACAGATCCACCTGGTACTCATCCGCAAGACCGACCATTTGCGTTATCTCTTCATCCAAAAGTGACATAATCCCTTTAGTTTGAGTTACCCTATGAAGATGGATCCCCTCCCTCTCGACGCTTTCGAGGAGGGCTTTCATAGCAGATGGGCCTTGGATGCCCGGGACCTCAAACCGATACTGCCCGCCGTCTTCAAAACGCTGCTTTGAGTCAGGCAACGCATATGCATCGCCCTCAGGTAGACCGATTCTCTTTAAAAACGCCCGCGTTTCTTGCATAAACACAGTCAGCTCCTCACGCTATTCGATTCCTTTAAGAAATTCGGACATGTTTGCTTCAAGGGACGATACGTTCTCGAACAGCTTTTCCGCTTCCTGACAAGACCTGCCCGCATAGCCGAGCAAATCGATGAATTTGCATCGCAGCTCTTCCGGAGCCAAAGGATTCTCAGGCTCCCCTTTCGGGTAGTCAACCCGCTTTGCAATAGACAGGGACGCAAGATTAACCGTAACGATCGCTGATCGTTTTTTCGGAACAAGCAGAGAAAGGTCCTTGTTTTCAACCACTTTCACTTTGCTGGCGAGCATACGAACTTGCTGACTTTGCAGAACGTCATCCCGAAAAGCCTCTATACCGCTTTCCCCTGTGCACAATGCAATAGAAACAGATAATGGAATGCTCATTTTCGCCGAACTTGCATTGCCCGCGACACTGTGGTCGTGTCCGGAAATAGCTAAATCGTATGTTTCTATAACGATGCTCGCTATAGCTTTCAAATCGAAATCGGGCTCCGAGCGAATTGCCAAAGCAGCCTCTATCGCTGGGTGAATATGCCTGCAAGATGCATAGACTTTTTTGAAAACCCCGAGGATGTAACAACCATCTCGCAAAGCATCCTCTATGCAACAAGAATCCAAACCCCCGTTGAAGGATAGAATGAATCCGCGTTTCTCACCTATCGCATCAACTGGTGAGCCATATTCACACAGGGCGATATTGGCAGCCGTAATTCCAGAAACCACCGCTTGGGCGCAATTATAGGGTTTGAGTTGAGACTCGCCGTCCCCCATAGCCAAAAGACCTCCCGAAGCAGTCAAGGCCGCCGAGGCAGCCGACCGCAACCGTTTAGGAGGATATCGCCTTAAAATTGAAATCGCGATTGCAACCCCGAACGATCCGCACGTTGCAGTTGCATGAAACCCCCTCTTCTTATGCTCTGGCTGGATCATGCGACCTAAGGTGATCATTGCCTCATAGCCCGCTGCTATGGCTTTGAGGAAGTGCTCTGAGTCCAGAGGATCGATGCGCGACGATGACAGCAGCCCTGTAATTATCGGCGCTCCAGGATGAAGCATGCCGTATCGATGGCCATCATCCAGTTCGAGCACGTGAGAGCTGAGGCCGTTCAAAAGCGCAGCAGTATACGCATCAGCCGTTCGGTGCATTCCAATGATGGGATACGACCCGTCACATGGCCCCACCTTATCCAAAAATGTTTCGTGGCGTTTTTTCAGGAAAGCGGACCCTGCGAGCGTAACGCCCACGTAATCGAGCAGACAACTCAATGCCGCATCGCGGATCGCATCATCCCACGTATTATCAACCAACGAAACGGCTTTCCCGATAACGGCGTCAAGAAGGTTTTCCGTTTTCCTAACGCTCATCGGCCTTCACCCTTTTGTCCTCCGATCCCTTCGATCCTTTTTGGCTCCCCTTTCTGAATGCTTTTGAGGAATGTCCTATTGGTCGAGTGAATTCCACCGAACCCTTCTTTAAACGCTGCCAACGAGAGGTTTATATCCCTCCCATGGTTTTCTGTGCTGATACCGAACGAGAACGCCGAGAAGCCCTCTTTTTTCGCAAGAGATATCAGGCTTTTATCCAGAAGATTCATAGGGAACAGGTTTAAAAATTCAGGATCAGCTGCCAAATATTGAGCATGAAATACGCTCCCCATGGCGAAAACCATGCTTCCGGCGATAAGCCTCTCATCGAGGTATACTCCATAAAATCTAACTTCGTTACAGAGTCTTTCGTTTTTGAAATCCAGTAACTCTGCGAGCGCGTGGACAGGCTCTGCGCCATATTTCTTCAAGGAAACTTTCAAAACCCCGTAAAAACGAGCCACGTCAGCATCGGTCGTAATTCTTCGAAAACTCAGACCCTCTCTTTCAGCATAGCGACAATCTCGACGTCGGCTTGCCGAGAAATTCGATTCTATCGGATCAGAATAATCTGCGAAATCGATGACGTAGCTTATCTCTCCTACCGCTTCGTAACCCTCATGCTGAAAGGCGTAGTCCAAAGCATCGACCGGCCTTTTAGAAAAGAGACTCGGCGTTTGCTTCATTATGACTTTATCGAATCCGTTCTGAACCAACCACGAATCCAGCAACTCAACAAGCTCGATTGCCTTGCTCGTTGTCAGGCACTTCTTATTGACAACAAAGCCCCCGAATGTGCTGCCTCCGTGCGAGAGAAAGACTTTTTCGTTTTCACCTCGATCAATGCAAGCAGGAACAACTGCCGAGATGCTGTTCCCTTTGTAAAAAACGAGAGAACAATCCTCGAACTTGCCTTTCGGGTGGTAATTCATGAATCGACGAGATTGCAGAAACGTCCCGTTGACGGATTCGTTTTCCACAAATCTGTCCCATTCCGCTTCTCCCGTTGAAGATAGTCTTTCAATCCTGAAGCTAGAGCACATGAGCAGAAAAACCTCCTGTGAAACTGTTCACTGCGGCAATTACCTGATCAACGTCCTCTTCAGGCATGCCGCAATATATCGGGAGACTGAGTTCTTCCTTTGCGTATTGGTCAGTGTTCGGCAAGTCAACCGCTGCAAAAGACTCGGTGGCATAACATTGCGCTTGATTCGGCGGAAACGGATAGTGTATCTGCGTCTGAATCCCGCAATCAGCCAAGTATTTTCTCAACTCATCCCTCAATGCAGTCCTCAAGGCAAAAACGTGGAATACATGGTCGGCGCCTTCCCTGGTTTTCGGCAACTCAACCAGAGGGTTCTTGATCTCGCGAAGGTATCTGCTCGCTATTCGGATACGTTCAGAATTCGATTCGTCGAGATGCCGAAGACCCACTCGGAGAACTGCAGCCTGCAATTCATCGAGCCTGGAATTGGTGCCGCAGATTTCATTGACGTACTTCTCTCGGCTTCCGTAGTTTCTCAACATCCTTAGCTTTTCTGCTAAAGAGTCGTCGTCGGTGACTATTGCGCCACCGTCTCCGAAAGCTCCAAGTGGCTTTGTCGGGTAAAAACTGAAACACGAAACGTCGCCAGCCGTTCCACCAAGGACATCGTGAAATCTCGCTCCATGCGACTGCGCGCAATCTTCAATCAGTTTTAAGCCATTCTTGTCACATATGTCTCTGATCGCGGGCAGGTTGCAGCATTGCCCATACAAATTCGTAAGAAGTATCGCCTTGGTTCTTCCCGTCAGAACAGACTCGATTTTAGACTCATCTATTTCGAAGTATTCGTTGCAATCCACAAAGACCGGAGTGGCCTTGTTCTCAGTCACCGCAAGAACAGATGCGATAAACGTATTTCCCGCCACGACCACTTCATTGCCAGACCCTAATCCGAGCGATCGAACGGCCAAAGTGAGAGCGTCCTGCCCGCATCCGCAGCCAATGCAGTGTTTGATGCCAAGATAATGGGCGAATTCTTTTTCAAACTTCTCAAGTTGTTCGCCAAGAATGTACCATCCTGAACGAAGAGAAGAGAGCAACGCTTCCTCATACTCCTCTTGATGAAGCTCAAACGTGAGCTTGAGATCAGTGAAAGCAACCGCCATTACCGTGCTCCTTGAGTTTCGACAGCAAGCATGAAATCGTCATAATCTCGAATGTAGTCGCTTTCGTCATAAAAATCCGATGCAGCTACGACAAGCAATGAGTTTTCTTTTCGCCAAACCATTTCCCGCCAGATCATCGAATGCAGAAGCAAACCCTTGGAAGGACTGTCAAGCATGACGCTTGTTTGTTTGCTGCCGTCATCCAAATACACTTCGATGCATCCATTTGGGCAAAACAAAAGCTGATCGAGTTGCCTATGGGCATGCTTTCCCCGTCGAAACCCTACGGGAACCTCGTAGGTGTAATAAATGCGCTTGATCTCAAAGGGGATATCATGATCGCTTTCAACAAACGAGAGAGAACCGCTCTCGCCCGACGCCACCGTCTTGATTTCAAGCACTTCATACTTGACATGTTCATACATTTCGATTGCCCCCGCTAGCTTTCTTCTTTTTGCTGGATCATCCTTCTCCAATGTTTTTCGCTAACAGCATTGCCCCGTTCGTCGTATCCTATGAATGGAGCTGCAGCCGCAGCGGAACCCGAGCGCAGCTCCGAATCAAACGTCATCTTTACGAGACGAAACACCAGCATCACATCGGTTGCGAAGCTCGCATTCTCTACGTACCAAAGATCGTTTTCGAACTGAGCCTGGTAACGGCTGTAGGGTTCCGGAAATGGATACCTCGAAACTATCTCCTCAACGAGGGGGCATTCCAAACCAGGACGCACCGCATATCTCCCCTTATGCCTCTCTGTCATCCGGTCGATGTATTCTTTTGGCATAGGGCGTGGCCCTATAATCGACATGTCACCTTTCAGAATACTCCAGAAGTTCAGAAGCTCGTCGATGGAATACTTCCGAACAAATTTGCCCAATTTCGTTACCCGTTGCGAAGGAGGAAGAAGTTCGCCAGTCTCATCTCTTTCGTTGGTCATATTTCGAAATTTCAGTATGGTGAAGGTCCTGAGATCTTTACCTGTACGCTCCTGCTTAAAGATAAGAGGGCGCCCGACATCGAAAAACGTGGCTATTCCAAGAACAAGATTTACTGGAAGGGTGATTATCAGCGCGAAAAGGGAGAGCACTATATCAAGCAATCGCTTAACGTATTTGATGTAGAAACCCTGTCTAGGTCGTACGGCTAACGATATCTCATTAGCATGTTCGAGGTTTTGCGCTGCGAAACTTTGAGCACGTTCTATTTCTTCGTTCCTGATCCATGAAGAGGTTTTAGAGGATTCCTTTAGCAAGATCCTTCTCCATCAAAGAATAGTTTCAAGTATTCCGACTCGTTTTCCACGACGCCATACGCTCGGGCTCGATATAAGACTTTTTCAGCCCAATTGTGATGAGGCCCGATTTCATTCATTTTGTTGGATTCTGCGCTTTTCAGCACGCCGCTGCTTGCTTCCAGAATTTGGGCGGCATCTTCATATTCTTCGCGAGTAACCGCTTCGAGAGCGTTTACGAATTTCACATGAGTTGGATGAATTACCGTTTTGCCCACAAACCCATTTGCTTTATCCAGGATGACCTCGCGCAAGAGTCCATCTACTTCATTGTTGAAAATGGGAGTTCTTTTAACAAGCAGGTTATCCACATTCACGGCAGGGATGTCTTCGAACTTCATTCGCCCGCTTGCCCTGAAATATTCCCAAACGGGTCCAGAGACGACATAATCATTGTTGCGTCCAAAAACATTCATGATGTCCATGAGGCACGCGCGTACGGTCATGATGTCGTATATCGTGTAATCCATTCCACGCCTGACGCCAAAACATCCGGAAAAATCAGTACCGCCAACCCGTATGTGCAGAATAAGATCACTGTTCTCATCAACGATTCTTCGAATCCCCAAGAGTTCGTCGATGCGACTTTCCTTGAAAGCTATTCTCTCGCTCTCAAGGATCGGCATGCCGTAAACGATTTCCCCACATCGATCATTGAGCTCTCGCAAAATTCTGCAGTAATCGTTTCCATTTGTCGTATCAAATTTCGGAAAATTAATACCCGCTAAAGCGCGAACATGCCGGCCATCCAGCTGCTTCGAGAAGCGTTCAAACTGTTCGGGAGAACGAACGCGGCAAAAAACAAGGGGGACGCTATCGTATGAGATTGCATCTTTATCCAATTCCGCCGACACCTCTGATAAAAGATGCAGAACGTTCGCCTCGGCATCTTCGACGTCTTCGGCTCTGCAAGCATCCTCGAAATCTAGAACAATCGACGTCAAGCCAGGCATATCGCGATCAAGGATCTTCCGGGTGAAATCTTTTGTTCCCGGCATATACATCGTCGCCCCTAAGCAATATGCCAGAAACTTCTTTTCCGAGTACTTATTGAAGCTTTCAGGTGATACTACAAAATTGTAGTTTTCATTATGTTGATGATGCCTCATCTTCGACTCTCCTTTTCAGCGATATCAGCCATGCGAGCAGACTGAAACAGCCAATGGCTGGGCCCCGTTACAGAACCGAATCAATTCCAACCGTTTTGTGACGCCATCGCAGCGATCCTGCAGGAGTCATCAATGCTGCTCTAGCTTTCGATGTTCACCGAAACATTCTTTTTCCATCAGCCTCGAAACCTCCTCGTGTATATCCTCGATTGAACGCAACTTGCCTTCTGGCGCGCACTCAACCCTCTTCCAGCCGCAACGCAACGCGCAG is a genomic window containing:
- a CDS encoding sugar transferase, yielding MLKESSKTSSWIRNEEIERAQSFAAQNLEHANEISLAVRPRQGFYIKYVKRLLDIVLSLFALIITLPVNLVLGIATFFDVGRPLIFKQERTGKDLRTFTILKFRNMTNERDETGELLPPSQRVTKLGKFVRKYSIDELLNFWSILKGDMSIIGPRPMPKEYIDRMTERHKGRYAVRPGLECPLVEEIVSRYPFPEPYSRYQAQFENDLWYVENASFATDVMLVFRLVKMTFDSELRSGSAAAAAPFIGYDERGNAVSEKHWRRMIQQKEES
- a CDS encoding HpcH/HpaI aldolase/citrate lyase family protein, with product MRHHQHNENYNFVVSPESFNKYSEKKFLAYCLGATMYMPGTKDFTRKILDRDMPGLTSIVLDFEDACRAEDVEDAEANVLHLLSEVSAELDKDAISYDSVPLVFCRVRSPEQFERFSKQLDGRHVRALAGINFPKFDTTNGNDYCRILRELNDRCGEIVYGMPILESERIAFKESRIDELLGIRRIVDENSDLILHIRVGGTDFSGCFGVRRGMDYTIYDIMTVRACLMDIMNVFGRNNDYVVSGPVWEYFRASGRMKFEDIPAVNVDNLLVKRTPIFNNEVDGLLREVILDKANGFVGKTVIHPTHVKFVNALEAVTREEYEDAAQILEASSGVLKSAESNKMNEIGPHHNWAEKVLYRARAYGVVENESEYLKLFFDGEGSC